The sequence TGCTCAGCTAGCACCAACGTGGTTACCACCGTGTTGACATTGATGTGCTCGCACAACCTGTTCTCACAGAGCAGCTTGAGCCTCTCCATGCCATACCTGTCAGCGGCTACCAGGAGATGCTGGGCCATAGCAGCTTCATCCTCCTCTTCTTGTGTCACGGATGGCAGTTCCTCGGTGTACACGAACTGCAGCAGATTCCTGAATACCTCGGGCCTCATCCCGTGGATATGTATGCCAGCGGCGCTGCTCTCTTTCATTGCGCCAAAGAGTTCCGCTTTGAACACCGGCGACCGCGCCGCAAGCACGCAGCGGTGCGCGGCGAAAGTCTCCCCGCCCACTATGAACCTCACGTCCGCGCCCTGCTCGCTCTGCAAAAGCTCACGACGCCAATCAGGCGGTGGCATGACGGGCAGTAGAGGACGAGGGCAAGGGGCGGCGCCGCCCGCAATGAACTCCATGACAGTGATGTTGCACCTGACCGAGAAACAGTCGAGGAGTTTCAGCTCCTCCCTCGCGGTGAATTTGTCGTAGCCCCAGTAAGCGCCGACGAAGCGAAAATTGCACACGTCGCTATTGGCTTTAGCGTAGCGAGGCAGCAGCTCCCCGGTGGAGGCGAGCATGTCGAACCCGATATCTGCCTTCACGGCGAGGTAGGCAGCATCAAGAACAGCATGGATGGACACGAAACCGCCGCTCTCGCGACTTTCTCCGTTGGGGTAGAAGTCGATGTGCCAGCTAGTGCGGCCTCCACCGCGGAAGGATTCCGATCGGAGGGCTTTGCCGATGGGGAAGCTCTTCATCATCGATGAGTATCCTTGGATCTTGAGCACGTGGTGCACGCTCGTAATGCTGGCCCGGAGGGTGGAGTCTGAGACCACGACGCTGGTGGGAGCTCTGACGTCGAGTCCGGTGGTCATCGCCGGCAGCGGCAAAAAGATGCGGGTGGATGGGCCGGTGATCCTGCTTTTGATCGCCTCTTATCAACTCTCTGGACGGTCGACTCGTGCAAATCTCGTGTTGGATACGAGACGGTATGTATGTATGTCTCGTGTTGGATACGACACGTCCTTGAACAAAAAAACACCATAGGAAGTGAATGTGTATGTCTCGTGCTACAATTACACGTACGAATATGAATCAGATACGTAGGCATTATTATAAGGTCCTACCGTTTCCAATAAAAAAACATTAGGGTTTTCAATTTGATATAGTACAGGCCGGCCGGCCGTATTCCACCAACACCACCCTCGGCTGCAGCATATCCAGAGTCACCGGCTGCATATCCAGAGTCTCGTATACAGCCACGGTCACCGGCTGCAGGCGATGGCCGCCGGACACGCAGCGTTGTCCCATCAGCACCCCGTCGCCGTTCACGAGTCCACCCCAAACACCACCCTCCGCGCTAGCAGGACCACCGTGCAGCACGTGCTCAAGATCCAAGAATATTCATGGATGAGCA comes from Triticum aestivum cultivar Chinese Spring chromosome 5B, IWGSC CS RefSeq v2.1, whole genome shotgun sequence and encodes:
- the LOC123110393 gene encoding BTB/POZ and MATH domain-containing protein 2-like; translation: MTTGLDVRAPTSVVVSDSTLRASITSVHHVLKIQGYSSMMKSFPIGKALRSESFRGGGRTSWHIDFYPNGESRESGGFVSIHAVLDAAYLAVKADIGFDMLASTGELLPRYAKANSDVCNFRFVGAYWGYDKFTAREELKLLDCFSVRCNITVMEFIAGGAAPCPRPLLPVMPPPDWRRELLQSEQGADVRFIVGGETFAAHRCVLAARSPVFKAELFGAMKESSAAGIHIHGMRPEVFRNLLQFVYTEELPSVTQEEEDEAAMAQHLLVAADRYGMERLKLLCENRLCEHINVNTVVTTLVLAEQHGCPGLKESCFQFLLNSSSTTLEAVMATDDFDNVLSKSCPNLLKELMLRFASSDSLHGLQIIDRLEEEDDLALNTTQGGELPEPTHGVLPWGAGAPKRMRL